The following proteins come from a genomic window of Helicobacter canadensis MIT 98-5491:
- a CDS encoding fumarate reductase iron-sulfur subunit, with amino-acid sequence MSGAVESSNRTLTIRVLKFNPNSAVSKPHFAEYKLQEAHSMTIFIVLNMIREQYDPDLSFDFVCRAGICGSCGMMINGRPRLACRTLTKDFPDGVITLMPLPAFKLIKDLSVDTGNWFNGMSKRVESWIHAQEKSEEHMSQIEDRVEPEVAQEIFELDRCIECGCCIAACGTKLMREDFVGAAGLNRVVRFMLDPHDQRTDADYYELVGDDNGVFGCMSLLACHDVCPKNLPLQSKIAYLRRKMATTK; translated from the coding sequence ATGAGTGGAGCAGTAGAAAGTAGCAACAGAACCTTAACTATTCGGGTTTTGAAATTTAATCCAAATAGTGCAGTTTCAAAACCACATTTTGCAGAATACAAATTGCAAGAAGCACATTCGATGACAATTTTCATTGTCTTAAATATGATTAGAGAGCAATATGATCCTGATTTGAGTTTTGATTTTGTTTGTCGTGCAGGTATTTGTGGAAGTTGTGGAATGATGATAAATGGTCGCCCTAGACTTGCTTGTAGAACCTTGACAAAAGATTTTCCAGATGGCGTAATCACACTTATGCCACTCCCTGCTTTTAAACTTATCAAAGATTTATCGGTGGATACAGGAAATTGGTTTAATGGTATGAGCAAACGCGTTGAGAGTTGGATTCACGCACAAGAAAAAAGTGAAGAACATATGAGTCAGATTGAAGATCGTGTTGAGCCAGAAGTAGCACAAGAGATTTTTGAGCTTGATCGATGTATTGAATGTGGTTGTTGTATTGCCGCGTGTGGAACAAAGCTAATGCGTGAAGATTTTGTGGGTGCGGCAGGATTAAATCGCGTGGTGCGTTTTATGCTTGATCCACACGATCAACGCACCGATGCGGATTATTACGAGCTAGTGGGAGATGATAATGGCGTGTTTGGTTGTATGAGCTTACTTGCATGCCACGATGTTTGCCCTAAAAATCTACCCTTACAAAGTAAGATTGCTTACTTGCGTAGAAAAATGGCAACAACTAAATAA
- a CDS encoding fumarate reductase flavoprotein subunit has translation MKIIYCDSLVIGGGLAGLRSAVACQERGLSTIVLSLVPVKRSHSAAAQGGMQASLGNSKMSDGDNEDLHFADTVKGSDWGCDQKVARMFVTTAPKAIRQLAAWGVPWTRIKKGDRTAVINAQKTTITEEEFRHGLIHSRDFGGTKKWRTCYTADATGHSMLFAVANEALKHNVDIHDRKEAIAIIHKDGRCYGAIVRDLITGELIAYVSRGTLIATGGYGRIYKDTTNAVICEGTGSAIALETGIAKLGNMEAVQFHPTGLFPSGILLTEGCRGDGGVLRDVDGYRFMPDYEPEKKELASRDVVARRMLQRIREGKGVKSPYGEHLWLDISILGRKHIETNLRDVKEICECFAGIDPAEKWAPVKPMQHYCMGGIRTNHKGESALKGLFSAGEAACWDLHGFNRLGGNSVSEAVVSGMIIGDYFAESCQQTYVDIQTEFVEEFLKKQQAYLESILARENGENVFEIKDKMKQIMGDKVGIFRDGSHLQEAVNELEKLYIRSKNISIKTKRMHANPELEEAYRVPKMLKIALCVAKGALDRTESRGAHSREDFPKRDDLNWLKRTLTSWENPDQTLPTVTYEPLDIATMEIAPGFRGYGAKGMIIENPESLRRQEEIDNIRTKMEAEGKDRYEIQEALMPFELQPYYKARNQRIGDKQ, from the coding sequence ATGAAAATAATATATTGTGATTCATTGGTAATTGGCGGAGGATTAGCTGGACTTAGATCTGCAGTTGCCTGTCAAGAAAGAGGTTTGAGTACTATTGTTTTAAGTCTTGTCCCTGTTAAGCGAAGCCATTCTGCCGCAGCACAAGGGGGTATGCAAGCTAGTCTTGGTAACTCAAAAATGAGTGATGGAGATAATGAAGACTTACATTTTGCAGACACGGTAAAAGGAAGCGATTGGGGTTGTGATCAAAAGGTAGCAAGAATGTTTGTAACCACTGCACCAAAAGCCATTCGGCAATTAGCTGCTTGGGGGGTGCCTTGGACAAGAATTAAAAAAGGCGATAGAACCGCAGTTATTAACGCACAAAAAACAACTATTACAGAAGAAGAATTCCGCCATGGATTAATCCATTCAAGAGATTTTGGTGGAACTAAAAAATGGAGAACTTGCTACACAGCTGATGCTACAGGGCATTCAATGTTATTTGCTGTAGCTAATGAAGCTTTGAAACATAATGTTGATATTCACGATAGAAAAGAAGCGATTGCTATTATCCATAAAGATGGTAGATGCTATGGAGCAATCGTGAGAGATCTTATTACTGGAGAACTCATTGCCTATGTTTCAAGAGGAACGCTGATTGCAACAGGTGGATATGGTAGAATCTATAAAGACACAACTAACGCAGTAATCTGCGAAGGAACAGGAAGTGCCATAGCGCTTGAAACAGGGATTGCAAAGCTTGGTAATATGGAAGCAGTGCAATTTCACCCAACAGGACTTTTCCCAAGTGGAATCTTATTAACCGAAGGTTGCCGTGGAGATGGTGGAGTATTGCGTGATGTGGATGGATACCGCTTTATGCCAGATTATGAGCCTGAGAAAAAAGAACTTGCAAGTCGCGATGTGGTTGCTCGAAGAATGCTCCAAAGAATACGCGAAGGTAAGGGTGTAAAATCTCCTTATGGCGAACATTTATGGCTAGATATTTCTATTTTGGGTAGAAAGCATATTGAAACTAATCTAAGAGATGTAAAAGAGATTTGTGAATGTTTTGCAGGTATTGATCCAGCCGAAAAATGGGCTCCAGTTAAGCCAATGCAACATTATTGTATGGGTGGAATCCGCACTAATCATAAGGGAGAAAGTGCTTTAAAAGGGCTTTTTTCTGCGGGAGAAGCAGCTTGTTGGGATTTACACGGATTTAACCGATTAGGCGGAAACTCGGTGAGTGAAGCGGTGGTGAGCGGTATGATTATTGGAGATTATTTTGCAGAGAGTTGTCAGCAAACTTATGTGGATATTCAAACAGAATTTGTTGAAGAATTTTTGAAAAAACAACAAGCTTACCTTGAATCAATTTTGGCAAGAGAAAATGGAGAAAATGTTTTTGAAATTAAAGACAAAATGAAACAAATTATGGGTGATAAAGTTGGTATTTTCCGAGATGGATCGCATTTGCAAGAAGCTGTTAATGAATTAGAAAAACTTTATATTCGCTCTAAAAACATTAGCATTAAAACTAAGAGAATGCACGCTAATCCAGAATTAGAAGAAGCTTATCGTGTGCCAAAAATGTTAAAAATCGCACTTTGTGTTGCAAAAGGTGCTTTAGATAGGACAGAATCTAGAGGAGCACATAGCCGAGAAGATTTTCCAAAACGCGATGATTTGAATTGGCTTAAGAGAACTTTGACTTCTTGGGAAAATCCTGATCAAACTTTGCCAACCGTTACTTATGAGCCATTAGATATTGCCACAATGGAAATTGCACCAGGATTCCGTGGATATGGAGCCAAGGGAATGATTATTGAAAATCCAGAGAGTTTGAGACGACAAGAAGAAATCGACAATATCCGCACAAAAATGGAAGCAGAAGGCAAAGATCGCTATGAGATTCAAGAGGCATTAATGCCATTTGAATTGCAACCATATTACAAAGCACGCAATCAAAGAATAGGAGATAAACAATGA
- a CDS encoding fumarate reductase cytochrome b subunit yields the protein MQNDEVVIQSYLKITSERKKRKNPARWDKWQSITGLVLAVFILFHMCFTSSILFGVEAFDAVVAFSEGSLIFGKGIPIITTFVVIIISAFFVTHAFLAMRKFPANFQQLMLFKTHKSLMKHCDTTLWWIQFLTGFILFFLGSAHLVTILFNSTEINAINSAARFVQGNLAEFYLVLLVVMVLHASIGLYRVIIKWVPLEAPTTAQSNIKRRNIKIAIFSIFIILGVIAFIADFTWIALGKSL from the coding sequence ATGCAAAATGATGAAGTCGTTATTCAAAGTTATCTTAAAATAACTTCAGAAAGAAAAAAAAGAAAGAATCCGGCGCGTTGGGATAAATGGCAAAGTATCACAGGTCTAGTTTTGGCGGTGTTTATCTTGTTTCATATGTGTTTTACATCGTCGATTCTTTTTGGGGTTGAAGCATTTGATGCGGTAGTTGCTTTTAGCGAAGGATCTTTGATTTTTGGAAAAGGTATTCCTATAATCACTACTTTTGTTGTGATTATAATTAGTGCATTTTTTGTAACACACGCCTTTTTGGCAATGAGAAAATTCCCAGCGAATTTTCAACAACTTATGCTTTTTAAAACACATAAAAGCTTAATGAAACATTGCGATACAACACTTTGGTGGATTCAATTTCTCACAGGCTTTATTTTGTTTTTCTTGGGAAGTGCGCATTTAGTAACTATTTTATTTAATTCTACAGAAATTAATGCGATTAATTCAGCAGCAAGATTTGTTCAAGGTAATTTAGCAGAGTTTTATCTTGTTTTGCTTGTGGTTATGGTTTTGCACGCAAGTATTGGATTGTATCGCGTGATTATCAAATGGGTTCCACTTGAAGCGCCAACAACAGCACAAAGCAATATCAAAAGACGCAACATTAAAATTGCGATATTTTCAATTTTTATTATTCTTGGAGTTATTGCTTTTATCGCGGATTTCACTTGGATTGCGCTTGGAAAAAGTTTATAG
- a CDS encoding NifU family protein, producing the protein MLPFSDQKLLKPVEIVIDKVRPMLINDGGNVTLLKIENGKVYVRLEGACKGCPSSSKTLKFGIESALKNEIHPDIELINVG; encoded by the coding sequence ATGCTTCCCTTTAGCGATCAAAAATTATTAAAGCCAGTAGAAATTGTGATTGACAAAGTTCGTCCGATGCTTATTAATGATGGCGGAAATGTAACTTTGCTTAAAATTGAAAATGGTAAAGTTTATGTGCGTTTAGAAGGTGCTTGTAAAGGCTGTCCAAGCAGCTCAAAAACACTTAAATTTGGGATTGAGAGTGCGCTAAAAAATGAAATTCATCCCGATATTGAATTAATTAATGTAGGCTAA
- a CDS encoding UDP-N-acetylmuramoyl-L-alanyl-D-glutamate--2,6-diaminopimelate ligase yields MKIVLEDSKDFKFLSDDSREVSKDCAFFVTQSSKKYLKEAQEKGCKFFVTPKELSSYLKLNLQCIGITGTNGKTTTAAMIYSILLDMGYKVGLLGTRGFFINGIQKRPKGLTTPSTLEIYTAINEAKQEGCEFFVMEVSSHAITQNRIEGLEFALKILTNITSDHLDYHKTLENYIATKNSFFSNPNDKKLINKDEKNAQYPLQNTLTYGIESTSTFSIKAYSLKGGITAQITYGSQVATLDSPLLGKHNLYNALAAIGAVQMLTQKPLQEIANQLENFGGVMGRMQIINQKPLIVVDFAHTEDGMEQIFQSFLHQKIAVLFGAGGDRDKTKRPKMGFCASKYAQKIYITSDNPRNEDPKTIMQEILSGIPQSKRSRVILEENRALAIQKAIAELKEDEVLLVLGKGDETYQIIGDRTLHFDDSEEIKKALKAK; encoded by the coding sequence ATGAAAATTGTGTTAGAGGATTCTAAAGATTTTAAATTTTTAAGCGATGATTCAAGAGAAGTCTCTAAAGATTGTGCCTTTTTTGTTACACAAAGCTCCAAAAAATATCTCAAAGAAGCTCAAGAAAAAGGCTGTAAGTTTTTTGTTACCCCTAAAGAATTATCAAGCTATTTAAAATTAAATTTGCAATGCATTGGCATCACAGGAACAAACGGAAAAACTACCACCGCTGCAATGATTTATTCTATCCTTTTAGATATGGGCTATAAAGTTGGTTTGCTTGGAACGCGAGGATTTTTTATTAATGGAATCCAAAAACGCCCAAAAGGGCTTACAACTCCCTCCACACTAGAAATTTACACTGCTATCAATGAAGCCAAACAAGAGGGTTGTGAATTTTTTGTTATGGAAGTAAGCTCCCACGCTATTACCCAAAACCGAATCGAGGGCTTAGAGTTTGCACTAAAAATCCTAACTAATATCACAAGCGATCATTTAGATTATCACAAAACCCTAGAAAATTATATCGCAACTAAAAACTCCTTTTTTAGCAACCCAAATGACAAAAAACTTATCAACAAAGATGAAAAAAACGCCCAATATCCACTACAAAATACCCTGACTTATGGAATCGAATCAACCTCCACTTTTAGCATCAAAGCCTATAGCCTAAAAGGTGGAATCACCGCACAAATAACCTATGGTAGCCAAGTAGCCACTTTGGATTCGCCACTCCTTGGCAAGCACAATCTCTATAATGCACTTGCCGCCATTGGCGCAGTGCAAATGCTAACCCAAAAACCCCTGCAAGAAATTGCCAATCAATTAGAAAATTTTGGGGGAGTTATGGGGCGTATGCAAATTATCAACCAAAAGCCTCTTATTGTCGTTGATTTTGCACACACCGAAGATGGAATGGAGCAAATTTTTCAATCTTTTCTACATCAAAAAATCGCAGTACTTTTTGGAGCAGGTGGCGATAGGGACAAAACAAAACGCCCAAAAATGGGATTTTGTGCAAGTAAATACGCACAAAAAATTTATATCACAAGCGATAATCCACGCAATGAAGATCCAAAAACCATTATGCAAGAGATTCTAAGTGGAATCCCACAAAGCAAACGCTCAAGAGTTATTTTAGAAGAAAATCGTGCTTTGGCTATCCAAAAAGCCATTGCCGAACTCAAAGAAGATGAAGTGCTGCTTGTGCTTGGAAAAGGCGATGAAACTTATCAAATTATTGGTGATCGCACCTTACACTTTGATGATTCAGAAGAGATAAAAAAAGCGCTCAAAGCCAAATAA
- a CDS encoding Crp/Fnr family transcriptional regulator — protein sequence MQQTILELMEKWEVSKEDREIYCKRVYSKSFAKGQRIASGEDECRGLVLIEYGALRAYIISSYAKEINLFTLHKGDYCILSASCIFKNITFEVNLEFVETSSVWILPSKVFDQLSLKYPKAKQFHLDLVSQRLSKVVDSLSSLAFESLNQRVFNFLLDALKANGDNKKRLYITHGEIANALGSAREAVSRVLKDLEKQNKIILKRGIIEFLD from the coding sequence TTGCAACAAACAATATTGGAATTAATGGAAAAATGGGAAGTCTCCAAAGAAGATAGGGAGATTTATTGCAAGAGAGTTTATTCTAAGAGTTTCGCAAAAGGACAGAGAATCGCTAGTGGAGAAGATGAGTGTCGCGGGTTAGTTTTGATTGAATATGGCGCACTTAGGGCTTATATTATTTCTTCTTATGCAAAAGAAATTAATCTTTTTACACTCCATAAGGGCGATTATTGCATTCTTTCGGCTTCTTGTATTTTTAAAAATATCACTTTTGAAGTGAATTTAGAATTTGTAGAGACTTCTAGCGTGTGGATTCTGCCTAGTAAAGTATTTGATCAATTGAGCTTAAAATACCCTAAGGCAAAGCAATTTCACTTGGATTTGGTGTCGCAGAGATTAAGCAAGGTAGTTGATTCGCTTAGTTCTTTGGCTTTTGAATCTTTAAATCAAAGAGTCTTTAACTTTTTGCTTGATGCACTTAAAGCTAATGGGGATAATAAAAAGAGACTTTATATCACGCACGGAGAAATTGCCAATGCACTAGGAAGTGCTAGAGAGGCTGTTTCAAGAGTTTTAAAAGATTTAGAAAAGCAAAATAAAATTATCTTAAAACGCGGAATTATAGAGTTTTTGGATTAG
- the cas9 gene encoding type II CRISPR RNA-guided endonuclease Cas9 (Cas9, originally named Csn1, is the large, multifunctional signature protein of type II CRISPR/Cas systems. It is well known even to general audiences because its RNA-guided endonuclease activity has made it a popular tool for custom editing of eukaryotic genomes.), whose product MMKVLGFDIGINSIGWAFVENNELKDCGVRLFTKAENPKTKESLALPRRNARSSRVRLRRRRSRLLSLKHIISKEFGLHYEDYIALDGNLPKAYTGKIESIYKLRYEALSQAISKEDLARVILHIAKHRGYMNKNQKTSQDSEKGAILSAIKENSNKIKHYQTAGEYFYKELFENLRDGTKEFKNIRNKAMKNEKTGNMESTYYNTILASDLEKELKLILEKQQAYHNYSDTFIKEVLEIAFYQRPLKDFSHLVGSCTFYENEKRACKNSYSAWEFIALGKIINTLESIKKDTGEIFSNEIITQILKEVLDKGSLSYTKLRKMINLDEKVKFKGLKYDKEGVEKTNLIEFKKLKEFKKALGEHNLERKTLDEIATHITLTKDENQLKKQLEQYALSQNQIDALAELDFNDHINLSFKALYEILPLMEKGKRYDEACNELGLKAKTSNQKSEFLPAFCDSIFAQELTNPIVNRAISEYRKVLNRLLKKYGKMHKIHIELARDAGLSKEARNKIEKEQKENKDINDKAEKTCKEFGLKPNAKNILKIKLWREQGEICAYSGKKITIDDLKEDKALEVDHIYPYSRSYDDSYNNKVLVFIKENQLKLNQTPYEAFGSNQEKWSKIQVLAQKLPYKKKNRILDENFKNKDQIEFISRNLNDTRYATSLIAKYTKEYLEFLPLSDDEDISLKSGEKGSKTHVQTMNGMLTSVLRHAWGFSQKDRNNHLHHALDAIIIAYSTNSIIKAFSDFKKNQEILKAKLYAKKLTSEEYKNQSKFTGFEKYRSKILEKLDSIFVSKPPNKNTKGALHEQTFYSYQDILEEYKTQEGLKRALECGKVRKIGTKYVVNDRMVRLDIFKKDNKFYGIPIYTMDFALGVLPNKVVTIGTDKDKIKKEWKTIDETYEFCFSLYKGDLVLIQKKEMQESEFAYYNGFDISSASISLEKHDNKFENLTENQKLLFPKAKEGDVEVRGIGIQGLKVFKKYMVTPLGEIQETRTEARQNIQPRKKHGLR is encoded by the coding sequence ATAATGAAAGTTTTGGGGTTTGATATTGGTATTAATTCCATTGGTTGGGCATTTGTAGAAAACAATGAACTAAAAGATTGCGGTGTTAGGCTATTCACTAAGGCAGAAAATCCAAAAACCAAAGAATCTCTAGCACTTCCACGCAGAAATGCAAGAAGCAGTCGTGTGCGATTAAGGAGGAGAAGAAGTCGGCTTCTTTCTTTAAAGCATATTATTTCTAAAGAATTTGGATTGCACTATGAAGATTACATAGCCTTAGATGGGAATTTACCCAAGGCTTATACAGGAAAGATAGAAAGCATTTATAAACTAAGATATGAAGCCCTAAGCCAAGCAATTAGCAAAGAAGATTTAGCAAGAGTTATTTTACACATCGCCAAACATCGTGGTTATATGAATAAAAATCAAAAGACATCACAAGATAGTGAAAAAGGTGCTATTTTAAGTGCCATAAAAGAAAATTCAAACAAGATTAAACACTACCAAACGGCTGGGGAATATTTCTACAAAGAACTTTTTGAAAACCTAAGAGATGGAACTAAGGAATTCAAAAATATCCGCAACAAAGCAATGAAAAACGAAAAAACAGGCAATATGGAATCAACTTATTACAATACCATTTTAGCAAGTGATTTAGAAAAAGAATTGAAGCTGATTTTAGAGAAGCAACAAGCTTATCATAACTATAGCGATACATTTATCAAAGAAGTCTTGGAGATAGCTTTTTATCAAAGACCGCTAAAGGATTTTTCACACTTGGTAGGATCTTGCACTTTTTATGAAAACGAAAAAAGGGCTTGTAAGAATTCATATAGTGCTTGGGAGTTTATTGCCTTAGGAAAAATCATCAACACTTTAGAAAGCATCAAAAAAGACACAGGAGAAATATTTTCCAATGAAATTATTACACAGATTCTAAAGGAAGTTCTAGACAAAGGAAGTCTAAGCTACACAAAACTTAGAAAAATGATCAATTTAGATGAAAAAGTGAAATTCAAAGGGCTTAAATATGACAAAGAAGGCGTAGAAAAAACTAATCTAATAGAATTTAAAAAACTAAAAGAATTTAAAAAAGCATTAGGAGAGCACAACTTAGAGAGAAAAACTCTCGATGAAATTGCAACACACATAACACTCACAAAAGATGAGAATCAACTCAAAAAACAACTAGAACAATACGCACTATCACAAAACCAAATTGACGCTCTTGCAGAACTTGATTTTAACGATCATATTAATCTTAGCTTTAAAGCACTCTATGAAATCCTGCCTTTAATGGAAAAGGGAAAAAGATATGATGAAGCTTGTAATGAATTAGGCTTAAAGGCTAAAACTAGCAATCAAAAAAGTGAATTTTTACCAGCCTTTTGTGATTCTATTTTTGCTCAAGAACTCACAAATCCTATTGTCAATCGTGCAATTAGTGAATACAGAAAAGTTTTAAATAGGCTTTTAAAAAAATATGGGAAAATGCATAAAATCCACATTGAGTTAGCAAGAGATGCGGGTTTAAGCAAAGAAGCAAGAAATAAGATAGAAAAAGAACAAAAAGAAAACAAAGACATCAATGACAAAGCAGAAAAAACCTGCAAAGAATTTGGCTTAAAACCCAATGCAAAAAATATCCTAAAAATCAAACTTTGGAGAGAACAAGGTGAAATTTGTGCCTATAGTGGCAAAAAAATTACCATTGATGATTTAAAAGAAGATAAGGCATTAGAAGTCGATCATATTTATCCTTATTCAAGAAGCTATGATGATTCTTATAACAACAAAGTCTTAGTTTTTATAAAAGAGAATCAACTCAAATTAAATCAAACCCCTTATGAAGCTTTTGGATCTAATCAAGAAAAATGGAGCAAGATTCAAGTCTTAGCTCAAAAACTTCCCTACAAAAAGAAAAACAGAATCTTAGATGAAAATTTTAAAAACAAAGATCAAATTGAATTTATCAGCAGAAATTTAAATGATACAAGATACGCCACTTCCCTTATTGCTAAATACACAAAAGAGTATTTAGAGTTTTTACCCCTAAGTGATGATGAAGATATAAGCTTAAAAAGTGGAGAAAAAGGAAGCAAAACACATGTGCAAACTATGAATGGAATGCTTACTTCTGTGCTAAGACACGCTTGGGGATTTTCACAAAAAGATAGAAACAACCACCTTCATCACGCCTTAGATGCCATCATTATTGCTTATAGCACAAACTCCATTATCAAAGCATTTTCAGACTTTAAGAAAAATCAAGAAATCCTAAAAGCAAAATTGTATGCCAAAAAGCTTACAAGCGAAGAATACAAAAATCAATCCAAATTTACTGGATTTGAAAAATATCGCTCCAAGATACTAGAAAAGCTTGATTCAATCTTTGTCTCCAAACCGCCTAATAAAAACACAAAAGGTGCATTGCATGAACAAACTTTTTATAGTTATCAGGATATTTTAGAGGAATACAAAACACAAGAAGGACTAAAAAGAGCCTTAGAATGTGGCAAAGTAAGAAAAATAGGGACAAAATATGTCGTTAATGACAGAATGGTAAGGCTAGATATTTTCAAAAAGGATAATAAATTCTATGGAATACCTATCTACACAATGGACTTTGCTTTAGGAGTGTTACCCAATAAGGTAGTTACCATTGGAACAGACAAAGACAAAATCAAAAAAGAATGGAAAACCATAGATGAAACCTATGAATTTTGCTTTTCTTTATACAAAGGAGATTTGGTATTGATTCAAAAAAAGGAAATGCAAGAGTCAGAATTTGCTTATTATAATGGTTTTGATATTTCAAGTGCAAGTATCTCCCTAGAAAAACACGACAATAAATTTGAAAATTTAACAGAAAATCAAAAACTCCTATTCCCAAAAGCCAAAGAAGGGGATGTCGAAGTAAGAGGTATAGGAATACAAGGCTTAAAAGTCTTTAAAAAATATATGGTAACACCGCTAGGAGAGATTCAAGAAACAAGAACTGAAGCAAGACAAAATATCCAACCAAGAAAAAAACATGGCTTACGATGA
- the cas1 gene encoding type II CRISPR-associated endonuclease Cas1, with product MAYDEAFKSILVSSKVKLSLELEHLVIQQDKNIAKIFLKDINFIILESLQATLTSKLLSTLAKHKIILLTCDEFHHINGIFSPFLGHFMSAKIAKMQIQVSLQRKAILWQKIIKNKISNQAHILRQAHHTTESNDLFKLAKDVTLNDAKNTEAKAAILYFKTLFGKDFTREKICFINFALNYGYAIVRANIIRAVCISGLLPWYGIKHDNIYNDFNLCDDLIEVFRPLVDFYVLHLKAPKDCEFLDKENKQKLINILQKEVILENKTYPLNRAINFYVQNFKNALLENENLIKVKF from the coding sequence ATGGCTTACGATGAGGCTTTTAAGAGCATTTTGGTTTCAAGCAAGGTTAAATTGAGCCTTGAACTTGAACATCTTGTGATTCAACAAGATAAAAATATAGCCAAAATTTTTCTTAAAGATATTAATTTCATTATATTAGAATCACTCCAAGCAACCCTTACTTCAAAACTACTTAGCACTTTAGCAAAACATAAAATTATCCTTTTAACTTGTGATGAATTTCATCATATAAATGGGATATTTTCTCCATTTTTAGGACATTTTATGAGTGCAAAAATCGCCAAGATGCAAATACAAGTCAGTTTGCAGAGAAAAGCGATTTTATGGCAAAAAATTATCAAAAATAAAATCTCCAATCAAGCCCATATCCTAAGACAAGCTCATCACACAACAGAATCTAATGATCTTTTTAAACTAGCAAAAGATGTTACTCTAAATGATGCTAAGAATACAGAAGCAAAAGCTGCAATTTTATATTTTAAAACTTTATTTGGAAAAGACTTTACAAGAGAAAAGATATGTTTTATTAATTTTGCACTTAATTATGGTTACGCCATTGTAAGGGCTAATATTATTAGAGCAGTTTGTATAAGTGGGCTTCTACCTTGGTATGGAATAAAACACGATAATATCTATAATGATTTTAATCTTTGTGATGATTTAATTGAAGTTTTTAGACCATTGGTAGATTTTTATGTATTGCATTTAAAAGCCCCAAAAGATTGTGAATTTTTAGACAAAGAAAATAAGCAAAAACTAATCAACATATTGCAAAAAGAAGTAATATTAGAAAATAAAACCTACCCATTAAATAGAGCTATAAATTTCTATGTTCAAAATTTTAAAAATGCTTTATTAGAAAATGAAAATCTCATAAAGGTTAAATTCTAA
- the cas2 gene encoding CRISPR-associated endonuclease Cas2 has product MRILLMFDMPTKSKKDQKNATKFRNALIKLGFFMMQFSVYVRICKGLMSAKSTIKSIEKILPPCGNIRVLIITEKQFDNMQILLGEASFNEQINNSKNLTLFEWSENTQDYKYSKESIK; this is encoded by the coding sequence ATGCGGATATTACTAATGTTTGATATGCCAACAAAAAGCAAAAAAGATCAAAAAAATGCTACAAAATTTAGAAACGCATTAATAAAGCTTGGTTTTTTTATGATGCAATTTAGCGTTTATGTAAGAATCTGCAAAGGGCTAATGTCTGCCAAAAGCACCATAAAATCTATAGAAAAGATTTTACCACCTTGTGGAAATATAAGGGTTTTAATAATAACAGAGAAGCAATTTGATAATATGCAAATACTTTTGGGAGAAGCATCCTTTAATGAACAGATAAATAATAGCAAGAATTTAACACTTTTTGAATGGAGTGAAAATACACAAGATTATAAATATTCCAAAGAAAGCATAAAATAA
- a CDS encoding C39 family peptidase: MQKMLLLRIFLLVFITNFAFAFSVKSLQELHNQNVIRQQYEESCGASALATLLNFFEFRQYSEQDILAFLNQKTDMLSFKELQEVANTLGYATKGFQLQREILEQTSYPLLVRIENDPRFPHFVVIINHKGDFIQVFDPNFGQYKATKKEFYSVWDRNHTGGFALVIAKNENSKPMIKDLEFPNEAFFK; encoded by the coding sequence ATGCAAAAAATGCTTTTATTGCGCATTTTTTTGCTTGTTTTTATAACAAACTTTGCTTTTGCTTTTAGCGTTAAATCTCTACAAGAACTCCACAATCAAAATGTTATAAGGCAGCAATATGAGGAATCTTGTGGGGCTTCTGCTTTAGCTACTTTACTTAATTTCTTTGAATTTAGACAATATAGCGAACAAGATATACTTGCTTTTTTAAATCAAAAAACCGATATGTTAAGCTTCAAAGAATTGCAAGAAGTGGCAAATACTCTAGGTTATGCAACTAAAGGCTTTCAACTCCAAAGAGAAATATTAGAACAAACTTCTTATCCTTTGCTTGTAAGAATAGAAAATGACCCTAGATTCCCTCATTTTGTTGTAATTATCAATCACAAAGGCGATTTTATTCAAGTTTTTGACCCTAATTTTGGACAATATAAAGCAACCAAAAAAGAGTTTTATTCTGTATGGGATAGGAATCATACAGGTGGATTTGCTCTTGTAATTGCTAAAAATGAAAACTCCAAACCTATGATAAAAGATTTAGAATTTCCTAACGAAGCATTTTTCAAGTAA